One genomic segment of Methanothermobacter wolfeii includes these proteins:
- a CDS encoding DNA-methyltransferase has protein sequence MVKGKILFGDVFSALRCLEDNSISVALTSPPYWRQRDYGFKGQIGREKTPEEYIGRLIVIFRELRAKLKDDGVFFLNIGDKYKNRYGKSHLLQIPYRLAAHMIKDGWKLLDIIIWYKPNHMPSSVKDRFTNTYEPVLVFGKSDENIYTKKHPVLKIPLQQTKWKHTAVFPEKLVSSLLSRCNLKDGDYILDPFAGTGTTGAVVKKMKYQLYPKDLNVILIEKGKKFLDIITERTGIKEIKELKSSEYTWEPVNDKLAFSEDKPLIIIEDTHGETFIAKNSEEFSRIIMGMLSEEFQDFHREDAVYFFGVKNWKLSDLVLPGLLIDHGFILRNMIIIEDGSSWYPVFMLVKDTTRVNYKFYIDRIRKKPKTVLPEKWNQEDFIGLIVNDNLSKKPRKGEVVDIISTYSQDNFPKIVAVSWEDDNISLELCLNPRKDEFIMESLQFTCPHCGTQLIDTYDPLGDNICYNCQKEIYGKNSLPILKESKEIIESLESVENGEYQVGENIKPQYQKRCKESKSKFAGMERMNWGASPGARKTIIGDSFSKMRLYRLDQPTIARYLNIYMKKNDLRIKDITQALPPEYKHTVGHWFRKDFGGSIPLPEDVTLLEEILKLDKEFARILKRSVLKLQTVKHSLKGKNPGDFLELEENKLKEYLTKTYMPPSYYIKK, from the coding sequence GATTATGGGTTTAAAGGACAAATTGGTAGAGAAAAGACTCCGGAAGAGTATATAGGGAGATTAATCGTTATATTCAGGGAGTTAAGGGCTAAGCTAAAGGATGATGGAGTGTTCTTCCTAAATATAGGTGATAAGTATAAGAATAGGTATGGTAAATCCCATCTTCTTCAGATCCCTTATAGGCTTGCAGCACATATGATCAAAGATGGTTGGAAGCTTTTAGATATAATTATATGGTATAAACCCAACCATATGCCTTCATCAGTTAAAGACAGATTCACAAACACTTATGAACCCGTCCTAGTTTTCGGGAAATCCGATGAAAACATTTACACAAAAAAACACCCAGTCCTCAAAATACCACTGCAGCAAACAAAATGGAAGCATACAGCAGTTTTTCCTGAGAAACTGGTTTCATCTTTACTCTCAAGGTGCAACCTTAAAGATGGTGATTACATTTTAGACCCTTTCGCAGGGACAGGAACCACAGGGGCAGTGGTAAAAAAAATGAAGTATCAGCTGTATCCCAAAGATTTGAATGTTATACTAATCGAGAAGGGAAAAAAATTTTTAGATATTATCACTGAAAGAACTGGTATCAAGGAAATTAAAGAGCTTAAATCTTCTGAATATACATGGGAACCAGTTAATGATAAATTAGCCTTTTCAGAGGATAAACCTCTTATAATCATCGAGGATACTCATGGTGAAACATTCATCGCTAAAAACAGTGAAGAGTTCTCCCGTATAATAATGGGAATGCTTTCAGAAGAATTCCAGGATTTTCATAGAGAGGATGCTGTCTACTTTTTCGGTGTAAAAAACTGGAAATTATCAGACCTTGTTTTACCAGGATTATTAATAGACCATGGCTTTATACTTCGAAATATGATAATAATTGAAGACGGCTCTTCATGGTATCCTGTCTTTATGCTGGTAAAAGACACAACAAGGGTCAACTACAAATTTTATATAGACAGGATTAGAAAGAAACCAAAAACCGTACTACCAGAAAAATGGAACCAAGAAGACTTTATAGGCCTCATCGTAAATGATAACCTCTCTAAAAAACCCAGGAAAGGAGAAGTTGTTGACATAATATCAACATACAGCCAGGATAATTTCCCTAAAATAGTCGCTGTATCCTGGGAGGACGACAATATTTCTCTTGAATTATGCCTAAATCCCCGAAAAGATGAATTCATCATGGAATCACTACAATTTACATGTCCTCACTGTGGGACACAACTTATAGACACCTATGACCCCTTAGGGGATAACATCTGTTATAACTGCCAAAAAGAGATATACGGAAAAAACTCCCTCCCCATCCTAAAAGAATCAAAAGAAATCATAGAATCCCTAGAATCAGTTGAAAATGGAGAATATCAAGTCGGAGAAAACATAAAACCACAGTATCAAAAAAGATGCAAGGAAAGTAAAAGTAAATTCGCAGGCATGGAACGAATGAATTGGGGCGCTTCACCAGGAGCAAGAAAAACCATAATAGGCGACTCGTTCTCCAAGATGAGATTATATCGATTAGATCAACCAACCATAGCCAGATACCTTAATATTTATATGAAAAAGAATGACCTGAGAATTAAAGACATTACCCAAGCCTTACCACCAGAATACAAACATACAGTAGGGCATTGGTTCAGAAAAGATTTTGGGGGATCCATACCACTCCCAGAGGACGTGACCCTATTAGAGGAAATCCTCAAACTGGACAAAGAATTCGCCAGAATCCTAAAAAGAAGTGTCCTCAAATTACAGACAGTAAAACATTCCCTGAAGGGTAAAAATCCAGGAGATTTCCTTGAACTTGAAGAAAACAAACTTAAGGAATATTTAACAAAAACATACATGCCACCTTCTTATTACATAAAAAAATGA
- a CDS encoding heavy metal-binding domain-containing protein yields MLILTTPTIEGKKITRYHGLVTGDALIGANLYKDMFSGVRDVVGGRTSRYEEELAAARRIAMESMARKAEDMGATAVIGTRVTYHNLGGTMGNTILVTITGTAVSHRD; encoded by the coding sequence ATGCTGATACTGACAACACCCACCATAGAGGGTAAAAAGATAACCCGATATCATGGCCTTGTAACCGGAGACGCCCTCATAGGTGCAAACCTCTACAAGGACATGTTCTCCGGGGTGAGGGACGTTGTGGGTGGGAGGACCTCCAGGTATGAGGAGGAACTTGCAGCCGCCAGGAGAATTGCAATGGAGAGCATGGCCAGGAAGGCTGAGGATATGGGTGCCACTGCGGTCATCGGGACCCGCGTGACCTATCATAACCTTGGGGGTACCATGGGGAACACTATACTCGTAACCATCACAGGGACGGCGGTTTCCCACAGGGACTGA
- the guaA gene encoding glutamine-hydrolyzing GMP synthase → MLNPSDFIEEAVEEIRKTVGNEKAIIALSGGVDSSVASVLAGKAIGDNLTAVFVDHGLLREGEADYVKRTFSERLNFRYIDASDEFLRELEGVADPEEKRKIIGRVFIEVFERVAEEIGAKYLVQGTIAPDWIESEGQIKSHHNVALPHGLVLEIVEPIRELYKDEVREIGLELGLPEEMIRRQPFPGPGLAVRIVGEITREKIEICRRANAIVEEEVVGSGLHESLWQYFAVLTDTMVTGVKGDVRDFGYLVVIRMVESLDAMTASVPELPWDLIKTISKRITAEIPEVTHVALSVSDKPPSTIEFA, encoded by the coding sequence ATGCTGAATCCGTCTGATTTTATTGAGGAAGCGGTAGAAGAGATAAGGAAAACAGTTGGTAATGAAAAGGCTATAATAGCCCTGTCAGGAGGGGTTGACAGTTCGGTGGCCTCAGTACTTGCAGGTAAGGCCATTGGAGACAACCTGACAGCAGTATTCGTTGACCACGGACTGCTACGTGAAGGTGAGGCAGATTACGTGAAGAGGACCTTCAGTGAGCGCCTCAACTTCCGCTACATTGACGCCTCCGATGAGTTCCTCAGGGAGCTTGAAGGAGTCGCGGACCCCGAGGAGAAGCGTAAGATAATCGGGAGGGTGTTCATAGAGGTCTTTGAGAGGGTCGCCGAGGAGATAGGGGCAAAGTACCTTGTCCAGGGCACCATAGCCCCTGACTGGATTGAGAGTGAGGGTCAGATAAAGTCGCACCACAACGTTGCCCTCCCCCATGGACTGGTCCTTGAGATTGTGGAGCCCATAAGGGAGCTCTACAAGGATGAGGTCAGGGAGATAGGACTTGAACTTGGACTTCCAGAGGAGATGATCCGGAGGCAACCCTTCCCAGGTCCGGGACTTGCAGTGAGGATAGTGGGTGAGATAACCCGGGAGAAGATCGAGATATGCCGGAGGGCCAATGCCATCGTTGAGGAGGAGGTTGTAGGTAGCGGCCTCCATGAGAGCCTGTGGCAGTACTTCGCCGTCCTCACCGATACGATGGTCACAGGTGTTAAGGGGGATGTGAGGGACTTCGGATACCTTGTGGTTATAAGGATGGTTGAATCCCTTGACGCCATGACTGCAAGCGTCCCTGAACTCCCCTGGGACCTTATAAAAACAATCTCAAAACGTATAACCGCCGAGATACCGGAGGTAACCCATGTGGCGCTCTCTGTAAGTGATAAGCCACCGAGCACCATTGAATTTGCCTGA
- the msrB gene encoding peptide-methionine (R)-S-oxide reductase MsrB, which produces MQEKIPIFSAARNRVEMVERIELPVDEWREILDPEAFRVARCGGTEPPFTGEYHDFHGDGIYRCICCGTDLFDSETKFDSGTGWPSFYDVISPHNVELRKDLSLGMVRCEVLCARCGAHLGHVFDDGPEPTGKRYCMNSAALKFIPRNQVH; this is translated from the coding sequence ATGCAAGAAAAAATCCCGATATTCTCTGCAGCCAGGAACAGGGTTGAGATGGTTGAAAGGATTGAACTCCCAGTGGATGAGTGGCGTGAGATCCTCGACCCTGAAGCCTTCCGTGTTGCAAGGTGCGGCGGCACAGAACCACCATTCACAGGTGAGTACCATGACTTCCATGGTGATGGTATCTACAGGTGCATATGCTGCGGCACGGACCTCTTTGACTCAGAGACCAAGTTTGATTCAGGGACCGGCTGGCCGAGTTTCTATGATGTGATATCCCCTCACAATGTTGAACTCAGGAAGGACCTCAGCCTGGGGATGGTGCGCTGCGAGGTCCTCTGTGCCAGGTGCGGTGCTCACCTCGGGCACGTCTTTGATGATGGACCTGAACCCACAGGGAAGAGGTACTGCATGAACTCCGCGGCCCTGAAGTTCATTCCAAGAAACCAGGTGCACTGA
- a CDS encoding GMP synthase subunit A, whose protein sequence is MILIINNHGQYNHRIHRTLRYLGIPSELVPNTTPLDEIISRDPVGLILGGGPSLERSGNCVEYIQELEIPILGICLGHQLIAKAYGGEVATAEAESYARIEIEILDEDDIFRGLGPRMNVWASHRDEVRRLPLEFDVLARSSICNVEAMKHHEKPVYGIQFHPEVHHTENGHMVFENFHEVCSSLKGE, encoded by the coding sequence ATGATACTCATCATCAATAACCATGGCCAGTACAATCACAGGATACACCGGACACTGAGATACCTGGGCATACCCTCGGAGCTTGTACCCAACACAACCCCCCTTGATGAGATCATTTCAAGGGATCCAGTGGGCCTGATACTGGGTGGGGGTCCGTCCCTTGAAAGGTCAGGTAACTGTGTGGAGTACATCCAGGAACTTGAAATCCCCATCCTGGGTATATGCCTTGGACACCAGCTCATTGCAAAGGCCTACGGGGGAGAGGTTGCAACGGCCGAGGCAGAGAGCTATGCCCGCATAGAAATCGAGATACTTGACGAGGATGACATCTTCAGGGGTCTCGGCCCGAGGATGAATGTATGGGCATCCCACAGGGATGAGGTCAGAAGGCTCCCCCTGGAATTCGATGTCCTTGCAAGGTCCAGTATATGTAATGTTGAGGCCATGAAGCACCATGAAAAGCCTGTATATGGTATACAGTTCCATCCCGAGGTCCACCATACAGAGAACGGCCACATGGTCTTTGAGAACTTCCATGAAGTCTGCAGCTCCCTTAAAGGTGAATGA
- a CDS encoding DUF308 domain-containing protein, whose product MQKNAAALLMVLLGLIILAFPLLGIVPFSLISGFIVLMVGIGLMLAGIAEMGESAGLGILELALGLIALIIGLGFIFNPALFSWLIGFLVWIVGLLIIVAGVGAAVTGSAGSRWNGVIAIVIGLIYIIAGTFLANPLVLGTLIGLWLIINGAVMFMARD is encoded by the coding sequence TTGCAGAAGAATGCTGCTGCACTGTTAATGGTGCTTCTGGGTCTCATAATACTGGCTTTCCCACTGCTCGGTATTGTTCCATTCAGTCTGATAAGTGGATTCATAGTACTCATGGTTGGTATCGGTCTCATGCTGGCCGGAATAGCTGAGATGGGTGAAAGTGCAGGTTTAGGTATACTGGAGCTTGCCCTGGGCCTCATAGCCCTTATAATCGGTCTTGGCTTCATATTCAACCCTGCCCTGTTCAGCTGGCTCATCGGATTCCTTGTCTGGATTGTGGGGCTTCTCATCATAGTTGCGGGTGTAGGTGCTGCTGTCACAGGATCCGCAGGTAGCAGATGGAATGGGGTTATAGCCATAGTAATAGGTCTCATATACATAATTGCAGGGACTTTCCTTGCCAACCCGCTTGTTCTGGGGACCCTTATAGGTTTATGGCTTATAATCAATGGTGCAGTCATGTTCATGGCCCGGGACTGA
- a CDS encoding metal-dependent hydrolase: MKWYTHAVFAVFLGAILGYILGSELTVRFFIITITASILPDFAEKSVYETHKRQLHSVFSIVPCILMYIFLDLTVGAALTAGMVSHLLLDCLTPAGCPLLMPLSRRRYSVMWRYSDSRAREKRIVATAVLLALITVLTVAASGTFTSAISAWANRDAQGKVNSTNSTNPSLHLTITNPQRDTWVHPFPNGSYFIDVSDSPGTDRTVYHRYCTKPGPERKVRSSEGQGNGSAGENGTG; encoded by the coding sequence GTGAAGTGGTATACACACGCAGTCTTTGCAGTGTTTCTGGGTGCAATACTGGGCTACATACTTGGATCGGAACTCACGGTCAGGTTCTTTATCATCACCATCACAGCGAGTATCCTCCCTGATTTTGCAGAGAAATCTGTCTACGAGACACATAAAAGGCAGCTCCACAGTGTGTTCTCTATTGTCCCCTGCATCCTGATGTATATCTTCCTCGACCTGACGGTGGGGGCGGCCCTCACGGCAGGTATGGTTTCACACCTCCTTCTTGACTGTCTCACACCTGCAGGCTGCCCTCTCCTGATGCCCCTGAGCAGGAGGAGGTACAGTGTGATGTGGAGGTACAGTGACAGCAGGGCCAGGGAGAAGAGGATAGTCGCAACGGCTGTGCTACTGGCGCTCATAACGGTCCTGACGGTTGCAGCAAGCGGCACATTCACTTCAGCCATCTCAGCATGGGCGAACAGGGACGCCCAGGGTAAAGTCAACTCAACGAATTCCACAAACCCAAGCCTCCATCTCACCATCACCAACCCACAGAGGGACACCTGGGTCCACCCTTTCCCCAACGGCAGCTACTTCATTGACGTGAGCGACTCCCCAGGGACTGATAGAACAGTTTATCACAGGTACTGCACTAAGCCGGGGCCGGAGCGTAAGGTTAGGTCCTCTGAGGGCCAGGGCAATGGGAGTGCTGGAGAAAACGGTACGGGGTGA
- the gatE gene encoding Glu-tRNA(Gln) amidotransferase subunit GatE — translation MDWEKIGLKMGLEIHQQLDSKSKLFCPCPTELMDTEPDHIIERNLRPTQSELGKFDRAAFEEAMRKLHFHYENYNDGTCLVEADEEPPHPLNREALEIAVTVALLLKMRVVDEFHTMRKQVIDGSNTGGFQRTGLVATDGHLETPRGRVKIENLCLEEDAARRIMETEDGVVFRLDRLGIPLVEITTDPSIRDPNQLRDVAYQIGQILRSTRVKRGLGTIRQDLNISIRDGARVEVKGVQDLDLIPEIVEREVQRQLKLVEISRKLQERSAEVLDEIHDVSGVFRDTESRIISSAESVLAVKLRGFDGIIGTELQPGRRLGTEMADYAKKRGVSGIFHTDELPAYGIGEDEVKELRRELKASDDDAVVLVAHDRDKAEEALREVIRRAEIAIKGVPEETRKALSDGNTQYLRPLPTSSRMYLETDIPLFRIEPEFVERVRDNLPELPSEKKERIMREYGLSDDLASQLVRRNLVEDFESLCRFRVDRTVIASLLAYTLRELRREGHDVDSVDLEDALKLLEDGKVSKDALRDIIASMADEGTAAEEAAGRLNLLLLSQEEVESVIDEIIEANHDMISERGMGAMGPLMGQAMGRLRGRADGQMVNRILREKIQERL, via the coding sequence GTGGACTGGGAGAAAATCGGACTCAAGATGGGCCTTGAAATCCACCAGCAGCTTGACAGTAAATCCAAACTCTTCTGCCCCTGCCCCACAGAACTCATGGACACCGAACCGGACCATATAATAGAGAGGAACCTGAGGCCAACCCAGAGTGAACTTGGAAAATTTGACAGGGCAGCCTTCGAGGAGGCCATGAGGAAGCTCCACTTCCACTATGAAAACTACAATGATGGCACATGTCTCGTTGAGGCTGATGAGGAACCACCTCACCCCCTCAACAGGGAGGCCCTTGAAATCGCAGTCACCGTGGCCCTCCTCCTTAAAATGAGGGTTGTTGATGAGTTCCACACCATGAGGAAGCAGGTGATCGATGGGAGCAACACCGGGGGCTTCCAGAGGACAGGTCTTGTTGCAACAGACGGCCACCTCGAGACCCCTAGGGGACGTGTGAAGATAGAGAACCTCTGCCTCGAGGAGGACGCTGCAAGGAGGATCATGGAAACAGAGGACGGCGTGGTCTTCAGACTGGACCGCCTGGGGATACCCCTGGTTGAGATAACAACCGACCCCTCAATAAGGGACCCCAACCAGCTAAGGGACGTCGCCTACCAGATAGGACAGATCCTCAGAAGCACCAGGGTCAAGAGGGGCCTGGGGACCATAAGGCAGGACCTCAACATATCCATAAGGGACGGTGCAAGGGTGGAGGTGAAGGGTGTCCAGGACCTTGACCTCATACCTGAAATCGTTGAAAGGGAGGTTCAGAGGCAGCTGAAACTCGTCGAGATAAGCAGAAAACTCCAGGAAAGGAGTGCCGAGGTCCTGGATGAAATCCATGATGTTTCAGGAGTATTCAGGGACACCGAATCAAGGATAATATCCTCAGCAGAGTCTGTCCTTGCTGTTAAACTCAGGGGCTTTGATGGTATCATAGGAACCGAACTGCAGCCTGGAAGACGCCTCGGAACCGAGATGGCGGACTATGCCAAAAAGAGGGGTGTTAGCGGCATATTCCACACCGATGAACTCCCTGCCTACGGGATAGGCGAGGATGAAGTTAAGGAGCTCCGGAGAGAACTGAAAGCCTCCGATGATGACGCAGTGGTCCTGGTTGCCCATGACCGTGACAAGGCCGAGGAGGCCCTCAGGGAGGTTATAAGGCGTGCTGAGATTGCCATTAAGGGAGTCCCTGAGGAGACAAGGAAGGCCCTCTCCGATGGGAACACCCAGTACCTCAGGCCGCTTCCCACATCAAGCAGGATGTACCTTGAAACAGACATACCCCTATTCAGGATAGAACCGGAATTCGTTGAAAGGGTGAGGGATAACCTTCCCGAGCTGCCATCAGAGAAGAAGGAGCGTATAATGAGGGAATACGGGTTAAGTGATGACCTCGCATCCCAGCTCGTCAGACGAAACCTTGTGGAGGACTTCGAGTCCCTCTGCCGGTTCAGGGTTGACAGGACCGTCATCGCATCCCTGCTCGCCTACACCCTCAGGGAGCTCAGGAGGGAAGGGCATGACGTTGACTCCGTGGACCTGGAGGACGCCCTTAAACTCCTGGAGGACGGTAAGGTATCAAAGGACGCCCTCAGGGACATAATAGCCTCAATGGCAGATGAAGGAACCGCTGCAGAGGAGGCTGCAGGGAGGCTGAACCTGCTACTCCTCAGTCAGGAGGAGGTTGAGTCAGTTATAGATGAGATCATCGAGGCCAACCATGATATGATCTCCGAGAGGGGTATGGGTGCCATGGGGCCACTCATGGGGCAGGCCATGGGCCGGCTCCGTGGAAGGGCCGACGGGCAGATGGTTAACAGGATACTCCGGGAGAAGATCCAGGAGAGGCTCTGA
- the nikR gene encoding nickel-responsive transcriptional regulator NikR, which translates to MSKVTRISMSLPKELLKEFDEVLRYRGYQSRSKGVRDAIKDYIVRYQWMNEMEGERTGTVSVIYDYQTGVIDEIGDIQHKYTEYIDAVMRVPLTGARFLEVLVVRGDIMKIQGLAEKMMGLKGVEHVRLTSISSENDRVGNH; encoded by the coding sequence ATGAGTAAAGTGACAAGGATAAGCATGTCTCTACCAAAAGAGCTTTTGAAGGAGTTTGATGAAGTTTTAAGGTATCGTGGCTACCAGTCAAGATCAAAGGGTGTAAGGGACGCCATTAAGGACTACATTGTAAGGTACCAGTGGATGAATGAAATGGAAGGAGAACGTACAGGTACGGTTTCAGTGATCTATGACTACCAAACAGGAGTAATAGACGAGATAGGTGACATACAGCACAAATACACTGAATACATAGATGCCGTGATGAGGGTTCCCCTGACAGGGGCCAGATTCCTTGAGGTCCTGGTGGTGAGGGGAGACATCATGAAGATCCAGGGACTCGCAGAGAAGATGATGGGACTCAAGGGTGTTGAACACGTCAGGTTGACCAGCATATCATCAGAGAATGACAGGGTAGGGAATCACTGA
- a CDS encoding DUF11 domain-containing protein, which translates to MRSAKFVLAALMAIFVLAGSSAAADVGIELDKNMTDGSAIKPTYNSTMKIKAIVKAGNQDVQNVTATVRLPEGLVLQDYYMSQGYYDLETGTWEVGYIPAYEERSLTFVCLLNRTGSITVNASVTADGDDNSANNNAELGFKVFGISDLQLNVTSNKQTPRLGETVRLTVKLKNNGPHDANNVKVGNFLSGGLVVQSFSYDAGYFDDLTKEWVFDTLAAGEEATLTLDCLVNRTGELSDYVSVREVDEGDANVYNNMARATLSVRGTDLDLDVSASKTRAYHGDVINVICRVKNNGPENAQNVIVNLQLPVNLQVQNVQVDRGTYSNGNWSIGDLADNETALLNITARIVSAGNFTVNASAVSSAVDDSNSVNNDDTAMISAAVPKRALKLKIKNNSAVTIRVLLYVTVNDHDKITRKTYNFYLKKGLTRELNLGYFQIGTSALFKQYTYNTNYRSRTVAYENTYNSTGVRTQRVSVSGVKGRQKAPVVRLTTLTFDENSSSIQ; encoded by the coding sequence ATGCGAAGTGCTAAATTCGTTCTTGCAGCTCTCATGGCCATCTTTGTTCTTGCAGGTTCATCGGCTGCAGCGGATGTAGGCATTGAACTTGACAAGAACATGACCGACGGGAGCGCAATAAAGCCGACGTACAATTCGACGATGAAAATCAAGGCCATAGTTAAGGCTGGTAACCAGGACGTTCAGAATGTGACTGCAACGGTACGACTGCCTGAGGGCCTCGTACTCCAGGACTACTACATGAGCCAGGGATACTATGACCTCGAGACAGGTACCTGGGAGGTTGGTTACATCCCTGCCTATGAGGAGAGGTCCCTGACATTCGTTTGCCTGCTGAACAGGACTGGCAGCATTACTGTGAACGCCAGTGTAACAGCTGATGGGGATGATAACAGTGCAAACAACAATGCAGAGTTAGGCTTCAAGGTGTTTGGTATATCAGACCTTCAGCTTAACGTCACGAGCAATAAACAGACCCCACGGCTCGGCGAAACTGTGAGACTGACGGTTAAACTTAAAAACAATGGCCCCCATGACGCGAACAATGTCAAGGTAGGTAACTTCCTCTCAGGCGGACTCGTCGTGCAGAGTTTCAGCTATGATGCCGGCTACTTCGATGACCTGACAAAGGAGTGGGTCTTTGACACCCTTGCAGCGGGTGAAGAGGCGACCCTCACACTTGATTGCCTTGTCAACAGGACAGGTGAACTCTCAGACTATGTTTCAGTAAGGGAGGTCGATGAGGGCGACGCCAACGTTTATAACAACATGGCCCGCGCCACCCTCTCGGTGAGGGGCACTGACCTTGACCTCGACGTTTCAGCGAGTAAGACAAGGGCCTATCATGGTGATGTGATCAATGTTATCTGCCGCGTGAAGAACAATGGCCCTGAGAATGCCCAGAACGTGATTGTCAACCTGCAGCTACCCGTGAACCTACAGGTCCAGAACGTCCAGGTGGACAGGGGTACTTACAGTAACGGCAACTGGTCCATCGGTGATCTTGCAGACAATGAAACAGCGCTTCTCAACATCACTGCAAGGATTGTGTCTGCAGGTAACTTCACAGTGAACGCCTCTGCAGTCTCATCTGCGGTTGATGACAGTAACTCCGTGAACAACGATGATACAGCGATGATATCTGCAGCAGTCCCCAAGAGGGCCCTCAAACTCAAGATAAAGAACAACTCTGCAGTGACGATCAGAGTACTCCTATATGTTACAGTCAATGATCACGACAAAATCACCAGGAAGACCTACAACTTCTACCTCAAGAAGGGCCTGACCAGAGAACTCAACCTTGGGTACTTCCAGATCGGTACAAGCGCCCTCTTCAAGCAGTACACCTATAATACTAACTACAGGTCAAGGACAGTGGCCTATGAGAACACCTACAACTCCACCGGTGTCAGGACACAGAGGGTGAGCGTCAGTGGTGTGAAAGGAAGGCAGAAGGCACCTGTGGTGAGGCTAACAACCTTAACGTTCGACGAAAACAGTTCAAGCATACAATAA
- the trxB gene encoding thioredoxin-disulfide reductase, with protein sequence MTHYDIIVIGAGPAGLTAGIYGGRQGSSVLMLDKGPAGGLGLEVHMMENYPGFEMIAGMSLVTKMKKQATKVAELREMEEVYRVDRDDVFSVETSREKYTADAVIFATGSKHRQLGVPGENDLLGRGVSYCATCDGPLYKDRKVLMVGGGNSAAQEAVFLKNIGCDVSIVHRRDELRADRYLQEKLKEIEIPVIWNSVVKEIRGHDRVEEVVIHNRVTGEDTVLEVDGIFIAIGEEPINQLAVDMGVKVDDAGYIITDKFQRTSIPRVYAAGDITGGLNQWITACAEGAVAATYAYREIQKY encoded by the coding sequence ATGACCCACTATGATATAATCGTTATTGGTGCTGGACCTGCAGGTCTTACCGCAGGGATATACGGTGGAAGGCAGGGCAGCAGTGTGCTGATGCTTGATAAGGGACCCGCAGGTGGACTTGGCCTTGAGGTCCACATGATGGAGAACTACCCTGGCTTTGAGATGATAGCCGGTATGAGCCTCGTTACCAAAATGAAAAAACAGGCAACGAAGGTCGCTGAGCTCAGGGAGATGGAGGAAGTCTACAGGGTGGACCGGGATGATGTCTTCAGTGTGGAGACATCAAGGGAGAAATACACTGCAGATGCAGTGATATTTGCAACTGGAAGCAAACACAGGCAGCTGGGGGTTCCTGGTGAGAACGACCTCCTCGGGAGGGGAGTCTCTTACTGTGCAACATGTGACGGCCCCCTTTACAAGGACAGGAAGGTGCTGATGGTCGGTGGGGGTAACAGCGCAGCCCAGGAAGCTGTTTTTCTAAAGAACATAGGCTGCGACGTCAGCATAGTCCACAGAAGGGATGAGTTAAGGGCTGACAGGTACCTGCAGGAAAAGCTGAAGGAAATAGAAATACCTGTAATCTGGAACTCCGTTGTAAAGGAGATAAGGGGCCATGACAGGGTTGAGGAGGTTGTAATCCACAACAGGGTCACCGGCGAGGATACTGTGCTGGAGGTTGACGGGATATTCATAGCGATAGGTGAGGAACCCATCAACCAGCTTGCAGTGGACATGGGGGTTAAGGTGGATGACGCCGGCTACATCATAACGGATAAATTCCAGAGGACCAGCATTCCACGGGTCTACGCCGCAGGCGACATAACCGGCGGCCTCAACCAGTGGATCACGGCCTGTGCAGAGGGTGCAGTTGCAGCAACCTATGCCTACAGGGAGATACAGAAGTACTGA